A genomic segment from Nocardiopsis sp. Huas11 encodes:
- a CDS encoding cytochrome c oxidase subunit 4, which translates to MKMQAYLFMGISTFFGLAAALYIYWSIQDTGQIEWTGATALVVSIGFGWMIGFWLWQAARRSEHFHGLPAEERLDGEIAENSGEYGFFSPHSWWPMFVALAVAFTAVGVAIGWWMVLIGGFAVILTAIGWVFEYYRKEFQH; encoded by the coding sequence ATGAAGATGCAGGCCTATCTGTTCATGGGCATCTCGACCTTCTTCGGTCTTGCCGCCGCTCTGTACATCTACTGGTCCATCCAGGACACCGGTCAGATCGAGTGGACGGGCGCCACCGCCCTGGTGGTCTCCATCGGCTTCGGCTGGATGATCGGGTTCTGGCTCTGGCAGGCGGCCCGCCGCAGCGAGCACTTCCACGGGCTTCCCGCGGAGGAGCGGCTGGACGGCGAGATCGCCGAGAACTCCGGTGAGTACGGCTTCTTCAGCCCGCACAGCTGGTGGCCGATGTTCGTCGCGCTGGCCGTGGCGTTCACCGCCGTCGGTGTGGCGATCGGCTGGTGGATGGTGCTGATCGGCGGCTTCGCCGTCATCCTCACCGCCATCGGCTGGGTGTTCGAGTACTACCGCAAGGAATTCCAGCACTAA
- a CDS encoding Ig-like domain-containing protein: protein MLEVLGVKGRADRPAATRVTAAGAAVLLASTGCGITGNGDGPEPDEGQAGPQVTVSPAPGAADVPPDAPVRVSVAEGSLADVTIEQVRAGEEVETLPVTGTLSEDGTTWTSDWNLVPGTAVSVYAAAEGASGRQREFRSEFTTAPLGEGAVLGVESNFPRTGDVVGVGMPVIVDFDTPVEHKEQVENSIEVTSEHPVEGAWNWVADDTAVFRPREYWEPYQEVTVDLRLTGVRAAEGVYGAEDHRLEFEIGREMISTMHVPDHEMSVAIDGETVRTIPVSNGKAHRRFNTTTSGVHVLMEKYSRLVMDSATVGIPQGSPGYYRLDVDWAVRTSNSGEFTHAAPWNEGNLGVADASNGCTNMSVSDARWYHDQALMGDVLETTGTDRELEWDNGWGFYQRSWDEWLDHSVTGLPQVTDGSGTPGTVHGQGL from the coding sequence ATGCTGGAGGTGCTGGGCGTGAAGGGACGAGCCGACAGACCCGCGGCGACCCGGGTGACGGCGGCGGGGGCCGCCGTCCTGCTCGCGTCGACCGGTTGCGGGATCACCGGGAACGGGGACGGCCCCGAACCCGACGAGGGACAGGCGGGGCCCCAGGTCACCGTCAGCCCCGCTCCCGGGGCGGCCGACGTGCCCCCCGACGCCCCGGTCCGCGTCTCCGTGGCCGAGGGATCACTGGCCGACGTCACCATCGAGCAGGTGCGGGCGGGGGAGGAGGTGGAGACGCTCCCGGTCACCGGCACGCTGTCCGAGGACGGCACCACCTGGACCAGCGACTGGAACCTCGTGCCCGGCACGGCCGTGAGCGTCTACGCCGCCGCCGAAGGGGCCTCGGGACGCCAGCGGGAGTTCCGGTCGGAGTTCACGACCGCGCCGCTGGGCGAGGGCGCGGTCCTGGGGGTGGAGTCCAACTTCCCCCGGACCGGGGACGTCGTGGGTGTGGGCATGCCCGTCATCGTCGACTTCGACACGCCCGTGGAGCACAAGGAGCAGGTGGAGAACTCCATCGAGGTCACCTCCGAGCACCCTGTGGAGGGCGCCTGGAACTGGGTCGCCGACGACACGGCCGTGTTCCGCCCGCGCGAGTACTGGGAGCCCTACCAGGAGGTCACCGTGGACCTGCGCCTGACCGGTGTGCGGGCGGCGGAGGGCGTGTACGGCGCCGAGGACCACCGGCTGGAGTTCGAGATCGGGCGGGAGATGATCTCCACGATGCACGTGCCCGACCACGAGATGTCGGTGGCGATCGACGGCGAGACCGTGCGCACGATCCCCGTGAGCAACGGCAAGGCGCACCGGCGCTTCAACACCACCACCTCCGGGGTCCACGTGCTGATGGAGAAGTACTCCCGGCTGGTGATGGACTCCGCCACCGTCGGCATCCCCCAGGGCTCCCCGGGCTACTACCGCCTGGACGTGGACTGGGCCGTGCGCACCTCCAACAGCGGCGAGTTCACCCACGCCGCGCCGTGGAACGAGGGCAACCTCGGGGTGGCCGACGCCTCCAACGGGTGCACCAACATGTCGGTGTCCGACGCCCGCTGGTACCACGACCAGGCGCTGATGGGCGACGTCCTGGAGACCACCGGGACCGACCGGGAACTGGAGTGGGACAACGGGTGGGGCTTCTACCAGCGTTCCTGGGACGAGTGGCTCGACCACAGTGTGACCGGCCTGCCCCAGGTGACCGACGGCTCGGGCACGCCGGGGACTGTGCACGGCCAGGGGCTCTAG
- a CDS encoding glycosyltransferase family 4 protein produces the protein MPRTLIITNDFPPRAGGIESFVHELALRRSDSVVVYCSSPTRRDDAADPGFDLRQPFPIVRDAARVLLPTPRVAARARAIVELEECDSVLYGAAAPLGLLAGGLRGRVRRQVALTHGHETGWSRLPGAREALRRVGETTDSVTYLGEYTRRHLSRALSAPAAARMRRLPPGVDTDRFHPGAGGAKIRARHGLGERPVVVCVSRLVPRKGQDTLLRAWPRVLADVPDAALLIVGDGPYADRLRAAARDTESVVFTGPVPAEELPAHHDAADVFAMPCRTRRGGLDVEGLGMVYLEASATGVPVVAGDSGGAPDAVLDGETGLVVDGSRPGPTARALIGLLRDPDRAAQMGARGREWVTRSWTWERTAQGLEELLTAP, from the coding sequence GTGCCGCGAACGCTGATCATCACCAACGACTTCCCGCCGCGTGCCGGAGGGATCGAGTCCTTCGTCCACGAACTGGCGCTGCGCCGCTCCGACTCGGTGGTGGTGTACTGCTCCTCCCCCACCCGGCGCGACGACGCGGCCGATCCCGGCTTCGATCTGCGCCAGCCGTTCCCCATCGTGCGCGACGCCGCGCGCGTGCTCCTGCCCACCCCGCGGGTGGCGGCGCGGGCACGGGCGATCGTCGAACTGGAGGAGTGCGACTCGGTGCTCTACGGCGCCGCCGCACCGCTCGGACTGCTGGCCGGGGGCCTGCGCGGCCGCGTCCGGCGCCAGGTGGCCCTGACGCACGGGCACGAGACCGGCTGGTCCCGGCTGCCCGGGGCCCGGGAGGCTCTGCGGCGCGTGGGCGAGACCACCGACTCCGTCACCTATCTCGGCGAGTACACGCGCCGCCACCTGTCCCGCGCGCTGTCGGCGCCGGCCGCGGCGCGGATGCGGCGCCTGCCCCCCGGGGTGGACACCGACCGCTTCCACCCCGGCGCGGGAGGAGCGAAGATCCGGGCCCGTCACGGGCTGGGCGAGCGGCCGGTGGTCGTGTGCGTCTCCCGACTCGTCCCCCGCAAGGGCCAGGACACCCTGCTGCGCGCCTGGCCCCGCGTGCTGGCCGACGTGCCCGACGCGGCCCTGCTCATCGTCGGTGACGGCCCCTACGCCGACCGGCTGCGCGCGGCGGCCCGCGACACCGAGTCGGTGGTCTTCACCGGGCCGGTCCCCGCCGAGGAACTGCCCGCCCACCACGACGCGGCCGACGTGTTCGCCATGCCGTGCCGCACGCGCCGCGGCGGGTTGGACGTGGAGGGCCTGGGCATGGTCTACCTGGAGGCCTCCGCGACCGGCGTGCCGGTCGTGGCCGGCGACTCCGGCGGCGCCCCGGACGCGGTCCTGGACGGCGAGACCGGACTGGTGGTCGACGGCTCCCGGCCCGGGCCGACCGCGCGGGCCCTCATCGGGCTGCTGCGCGACCCCGACCGCGCCGCCCAGATGGGCGCACGCGGCCGGGAGTGGGTGACCCGGTCCTGGACCTGGGAGCGCACCGCCCAGGGGCTGGAGGAGCTTCTCACCGCCCCCTGA
- a CDS encoding NYN domain-containing protein codes for MSGRPDEGGGGAEAPGGASGERDESAAGAPADGTDAGTERLSRPLPEAVRARIVEYGSDVLGGMRAADLPPVLRRVARFEPRRRARLAGPQIAAQLETDDGFRAKVAARVDQVWPELAEGLRSGVVPPAADPVAVAACAYLLRPQGWPRIIDGVHEELERAASAREVDAATEELDAVRRRLDETRVDHQAELERLRAQIREQRAEISDLRRKVHTERQRARRSREEAEHALAATASRESESATQVSALESENRRLRARLAAAETQVENARRAVRTGRNADEARLRVLVDVLVDAAHGVRRELALPTGLDSPADLVAEAEREQRRVSLAGLPDDDPGLLEHMLTAPRVHLLVDGYNVTKTGYGTLPLADQRTRLLGSLEGLASRTKAEITCVFDGADVDTPPVVASPRRVRLLFSAPGETADELIVRLVGAEPPGRPVAVVTSDKEIVSAVRRAGARAVSSAIFLRRLDSHG; via the coding sequence GTGAGCGGCCGCCCGGACGAGGGCGGCGGGGGTGCGGAGGCGCCGGGCGGCGCCTCCGGGGAACGGGACGAGTCGGCCGCCGGCGCGCCCGCCGACGGGACCGACGCGGGGACCGAGCGGCTGAGCCGTCCCCTGCCCGAGGCCGTGCGCGCGCGGATCGTCGAGTACGGGTCCGACGTGCTGGGCGGCATGCGCGCCGCCGACCTGCCTCCGGTGCTGCGCCGGGTGGCCAGGTTCGAGCCGCGCCGCCGGGCGCGGTTGGCGGGCCCGCAGATCGCCGCCCAGCTGGAGACCGACGACGGGTTCCGCGCGAAGGTCGCGGCCCGCGTCGACCAGGTGTGGCCGGAGCTTGCCGAGGGCCTGCGCTCCGGAGTCGTGCCGCCCGCCGCCGACCCCGTGGCCGTGGCGGCGTGCGCCTACCTGTTGCGGCCCCAGGGCTGGCCCCGCATCATCGACGGCGTCCACGAGGAACTGGAGCGCGCGGCCAGCGCCCGGGAGGTGGACGCGGCCACCGAGGAGCTGGACGCGGTGCGCCGGCGTCTGGACGAGACCAGGGTCGACCACCAGGCCGAGCTGGAGCGGCTGCGGGCACAGATCCGCGAGCAGCGCGCGGAGATCTCCGACCTGCGGCGCAAGGTGCACACCGAACGCCAGCGCGCCAGGCGCTCCCGCGAGGAGGCCGAGCACGCGCTGGCCGCGACCGCCAGCCGGGAGAGCGAGTCCGCCACCCAGGTCAGCGCGCTGGAGTCGGAGAACCGGCGGCTGCGCGCCCGTCTGGCCGCGGCGGAGACCCAGGTGGAGAACGCGCGCCGCGCCGTGCGCACCGGACGCAACGCCGACGAGGCACGGCTGCGTGTGCTGGTGGACGTGCTGGTGGACGCCGCCCACGGGGTGCGCCGCGAGCTGGCACTGCCCACCGGGCTGGACAGCCCCGCGGACCTGGTCGCCGAGGCCGAGCGCGAGCAGCGGCGGGTCTCCTTGGCCGGCCTGCCCGACGACGATCCCGGACTGCTGGAGCACATGCTCACGGCTCCGCGCGTCCACCTGCTGGTGGACGGCTACAACGTCACCAAGACGGGGTACGGGACGCTGCCCCTGGCCGACCAGCGCACCCGGCTCCTGGGGTCGTTGGAGGGCCTGGCGAGCCGGACCAAGGCGGAGATCACGTGTGTCTTCGACGGCGCCGACGTGGACACCCCTCCGGTGGTGGCCTCGCCCCGCCGCGTGCGGCTGCTGTTCAGCGCGCCCGGGGAGACGGCCGACGAGCTGATCGTGCGGCTGGTGGGCGCCGAACCCCCAGGTCGGCCGGTCGCGGTGGTGACCTCCGACAAGGAGATCGTGTCCGCGGTACGCCGTGCCGGGGCGCGGGCCGTGTCCTCGGCGATCTTTCTGCGCCGTCTGGACTCCCACGGCTGA
- a CDS encoding IS630 family transposase: MSAPGPKLPPLELSDEEHAELQRWIRRRKTAQDLALRARIVLACAEGLSNAQVRREVGVSAPTVTKWRQRFIAHRMDGLTDEPRPGRPRTITDAQVEAVVAATLESTPAPDTHWSTRSMAEHTGMTQNAVWRIWNAFGLQPHRREQFKISTDPFFIDKVRDVVGLYLDPPERAVALCVDEKSQIQALNRTQPVLPMMPGTPERATHDYVRAGVTSLFAALDTATGQVITSIHRRHRAIEFKKFLAKIDREVPADLQVHLILDNYATHKTAEVRRWLVRHPRFHLHFIPTSSSWLNLVERWFAEITNRLIRRGTHRSVQALEKDIRAWAASWNENPRPYVWTKTAEEILESLASYCQRISKRTNQSEH, from the coding sequence ATGAGTGCTCCTGGACCGAAGCTGCCGCCGCTGGAGCTGAGCGATGAAGAACACGCCGAGCTCCAGCGGTGGATCAGACGACGCAAGACCGCACAGGACCTGGCCCTGCGGGCGCGGATCGTGCTCGCCTGCGCCGAAGGCCTGTCCAACGCCCAGGTCCGCCGCGAGGTCGGGGTATCTGCGCCCACGGTGACCAAGTGGCGCCAGCGCTTCATCGCGCACCGCATGGACGGCCTGACCGACGAACCAAGGCCGGGACGACCGCGCACGATCACCGATGCCCAGGTCGAGGCGGTGGTGGCCGCGACCCTGGAGAGCACACCCGCCCCTGACACCCACTGGTCCACGCGCTCCATGGCCGAGCACACCGGCATGACCCAGAACGCGGTGTGGCGCATCTGGAACGCCTTCGGCCTGCAGCCCCACCGGCGGGAACAGTTCAAGATCTCCACCGACCCGTTCTTCATCGACAAGGTCCGCGACGTGGTGGGCCTCTACCTCGACCCGCCTGAACGGGCGGTGGCTCTGTGCGTGGACGAGAAGTCCCAGATCCAGGCGCTCAACCGCACCCAACCGGTGCTGCCGATGATGCCCGGCACCCCCGAGCGGGCCACCCATGACTACGTGCGTGCCGGGGTGACCAGCCTGTTCGCCGCGCTGGACACCGCCACGGGCCAGGTGATCACTTCCATCCACCGCCGCCACCGCGCCATCGAGTTCAAGAAGTTCCTGGCCAAGATCGACCGCGAGGTCCCCGCGGACCTGCAGGTGCACCTGATCCTGGACAACTACGCCACCCACAAGACGGCCGAGGTCCGGCGGTGGCTGGTCCGCCATCCCCGGTTCCACCTGCACTTCATCCCGACCAGTTCCTCCTGGCTGAACCTGGTCGAGCGGTGGTTCGCCGAGATCACCAACCGGCTGATCCGCCGCGGTACCCATCGCAGCGTCCAGGCCCTGGAGAAGGACATCCGCGCCTGGGCCGCGTCCTGGAACGAGAATCCCCGACCCTATGTGTGGACCAAGACCGCAGAGGAGATCCTCGAATCCCTCGCCTCGTACTGCCAACGCATCAGCAAGCGAACTAACCAATCAGAACACTAG
- the ctaD gene encoding cytochrome c oxidase subunit I has translation MTTTATEPRSDAQASDKGSIIVNWLTSTDHKVIGYMYLITSFGFFLFGGILALLMRAELFFPGMQVMSNEQFNQMFTMHGTIMLLMFATPLFVGFSNIIMPLHIGAPDVAFPRINLFGYYLYLFGSLIVVAGFLTPGGAASFGWFAYTPLSDAVRSPGLGGDLWILGLAVSGLGTILGAVNFITTGLCMRAPGMTMFRMSIFTWNTMLTSVLVLIAFPVLTAALIALGADRMVGTQVFNAEHGGAILWQHLFWFFGHPEVYIIALPFFGIATEILPVFSRKPIFGYKSLVAATIAITGLSVTVWAHHMFPTGAVLLPFFSFMSFLIAVPTGVKFFNWIGTMWRGQLSFETPMLFVIGFLATFLFGGLTGVLLASPPIDFHVTDSYFVVAHFHYVVFGTVVFAMFAGFYYWWPKFTGKMLNEKLGKVHFWLLFFGFHGTFLVQHWLGAMGFPRRYADYLPGDGFTELNQISSVSSFVLGASTLLFFWNMYITAKHAPKVTVDDPWGYGNSLEWATSCPPPRHNFTSLPRIRSERPTFDLNHPHAAVPSGTDPERN, from the coding sequence ATGACCACGACGGCAACAGAACCCCGTAGCGACGCTCAGGCGTCGGACAAAGGGTCGATCATCGTCAACTGGCTGACGTCGACCGACCACAAGGTCATCGGGTACATGTACCTGATCACCTCTTTCGGTTTCTTCCTCTTCGGTGGAATCCTGGCGCTGCTCATGCGCGCCGAGCTGTTCTTCCCGGGCATGCAGGTCATGTCCAACGAGCAGTTCAACCAGATGTTCACCATGCACGGCACCATCATGCTGCTGATGTTCGCGACCCCGCTCTTCGTCGGGTTCTCGAACATCATCATGCCGCTGCACATCGGCGCCCCCGACGTCGCCTTCCCCAGGATCAACCTGTTCGGGTACTACCTGTACCTGTTCGGCAGCCTCATCGTCGTGGCGGGGTTCCTGACCCCGGGCGGCGCCGCCAGCTTCGGGTGGTTCGCCTACACCCCGCTGTCCGACGCGGTCCGCTCGCCGGGCCTGGGCGGCGACCTGTGGATCCTGGGCCTGGCCGTGTCCGGTCTGGGCACGATCCTCGGTGCGGTCAACTTCATCACCACCGGGCTGTGCATGCGCGCGCCCGGCATGACGATGTTCCGCATGTCGATCTTCACCTGGAACACGATGCTCACCAGTGTCCTGGTGCTCATCGCCTTCCCGGTGCTGACCGCGGCCCTGATCGCCCTGGGCGCCGACCGCATGGTGGGCACCCAGGTCTTCAACGCCGAACACGGCGGTGCCATCCTCTGGCAACACCTGTTCTGGTTCTTCGGGCATCCGGAGGTCTACATCATCGCGCTGCCGTTCTTCGGTATCGCGACGGAGATCCTGCCGGTGTTCAGCCGCAAGCCGATCTTCGGCTACAAGAGCCTGGTGGCGGCGACCATCGCGATCACCGGCCTGTCGGTGACCGTGTGGGCGCACCACATGTTCCCGACCGGGGCCGTGCTGCTGCCGTTCTTCTCATTCATGAGCTTCCTCATCGCCGTGCCGACCGGTGTGAAGTTCTTCAACTGGATCGGGACGATGTGGCGCGGCCAGCTCTCGTTCGAGACGCCGATGCTGTTCGTCATCGGCTTCCTGGCCACCTTCCTCTTCGGCGGCCTCACCGGTGTGCTGCTGGCCTCCCCTCCGATCGACTTCCACGTCACCGACTCCTACTTCGTGGTGGCGCACTTCCACTACGTGGTGTTCGGCACCGTGGTGTTCGCGATGTTCGCGGGCTTCTACTACTGGTGGCCCAAGTTCACCGGCAAGATGCTCAACGAGAAGCTGGGCAAGGTGCACTTCTGGCTTCTGTTCTTCGGCTTCCACGGCACCTTCCTGGTCCAGCACTGGCTCGGCGCGATGGGCTTCCCCCGCCGCTACGCCGACTACCTGCCCGGTGACGGCTTCACCGAGCTGAACCAGATCTCCTCGGTCTCCTCCTTCGTGCTCGGCGCCTCGACGCTGCTGTTCTTCTGGAACATGTACATCACGGCGAAGCACGCGCCGAAGGTGACCGTCGACGACCCGTGGGGCTACGGCAACTCGCTGGAGTGGGCGACGTCCTGCCCGCCGCCGCGGCACAACTTCACGTCGCTGCCGCGGATCCGGTCCGAGCGCCCCACGTTCGACCTGAACCACCCGCACGCCGCGGTCCCGAGCGGTACCGATCCCGAGAGGAACTAG
- a CDS encoding NlpC/P60 family protein yields MKNTGGRHAARRIAASTGIGAVVAGSLLVPGTAHADPTREDVEERIEELNTESASAVEDFNQAEEDYEVAQAQYEELEEQVGDEEERYDELREKVTQFASATYQSGDLDSTTNILTSDGPESLLEQNADLTYLSEAQQAELDEFGESAERLFSLKDEAETALEEAEESLEEAEEAKDEVEEKIEEQQDLLAEFPDADASAEGADDTSTDNTSGASGNYGSALDFAYAQIGKPYIYGGTGPNGYDCSGLTQAAWRNAGVDLPRTTYAQAEVGTRIYDINALQPGDIMFFYPELGHNGLYAGNGSMVHAPRTGRNIEEVGLAAYWAGQFQFAVRL; encoded by the coding sequence ATGAAGAACACCGGTGGTCGACATGCGGCGCGCCGAATCGCTGCTTCGACCGGCATCGGCGCCGTGGTCGCCGGCTCCCTTCTCGTGCCCGGCACCGCCCACGCGGACCCGACCCGTGAAGACGTCGAGGAGCGCATCGAGGAGCTGAACACCGAGTCGGCCAGCGCCGTCGAGGACTTCAACCAGGCCGAAGAGGACTACGAGGTAGCCCAGGCCCAGTACGAGGAGCTCGAGGAGCAGGTCGGCGACGAGGAGGAGCGCTACGACGAACTGCGGGAGAAGGTCACCCAGTTCGCCAGCGCCACCTACCAGTCCGGTGACCTGGACTCCACGACCAACATCCTGACCTCCGACGGGCCCGAGAGCCTGCTGGAGCAGAACGCCGACCTGACCTACCTCTCCGAGGCCCAGCAGGCCGAGCTGGACGAGTTCGGCGAGTCCGCCGAGCGCCTGTTCTCGCTCAAGGACGAGGCCGAGACCGCTCTGGAGGAGGCCGAGGAGTCGCTGGAGGAGGCCGAGGAGGCCAAGGACGAGGTCGAGGAGAAGATCGAGGAGCAGCAGGACCTGCTCGCCGAGTTCCCCGACGCGGACGCCTCGGCCGAGGGCGCCGACGACACCAGCACCGACAACACCAGCGGCGCCTCGGGCAACTACGGCTCGGCGCTGGACTTCGCCTACGCCCAGATCGGCAAGCCCTACATCTATGGCGGCACGGGCCCCAACGGCTACGACTGCTCCGGCCTGACCCAGGCCGCCTGGCGCAACGCCGGGGTCGATCTGCCGCGGACCACGTACGCGCAGGCCGAGGTCGGCACGCGCATCTACGACATCAACGCGCTCCAGCCGGGCGACATCATGTTCTTCTACCCCGAGCTGGGCCACAACGGCCTCTACGCGGGCAACGGGTCGATGGTGCACGCGCCGCGCACCGGCCGCAACATCGAGGAAGTGGGGCTGGCCGCCTACTGGGCCGGACAGTTCCAGTTCGCCGTGCGCCTGTAG
- a CDS encoding transposase — translation MKTDLDALLTALYVHLDDDVIPSAKQARGPGRPRLLTDAELICVAVAQVLLRCDDERRWLRVAPARIGHLFPRLPGQSEYNRHLARLAPHMLTAIGWLARHTPTWHDNLRLMDGTPVPCGASRTTVERSGLGEMCGYGRDASHHRFYWGCKLVLVTTAEGTVTAFSLAHPKELDERKQALHLLHVQECAPGPCPIVCDKGFAGAGIEQAATDLGHVLIRPRRKDEPKDRARVFPGWLRQRIEAIIWTLKNQLGLERHNARTTEGLWARVCQRILALNAAIWHNWQIGAPIKRSLVAYDH, via the coding sequence GTGAAGACTGACCTTGACGCCCTTCTGACAGCACTCTACGTCCACCTGGACGACGATGTGATCCCTTCTGCCAAGCAAGCCCGCGGACCAGGCCGGCCGCGCCTGCTCACCGACGCGGAGCTGATCTGTGTGGCCGTGGCCCAGGTCCTGCTGCGCTGCGACGACGAACGCCGCTGGCTACGGGTGGCCCCGGCTCGGATCGGCCACCTCTTTCCCCGCCTGCCCGGCCAGTCCGAGTACAACCGGCACCTGGCCCGCCTGGCCCCGCACATGCTCACCGCCATCGGATGGCTGGCCCGCCACACCCCGACCTGGCACGACAACCTGCGGCTGATGGACGGCACCCCCGTGCCGTGCGGGGCCTCGCGCACCACCGTGGAACGCTCCGGTCTGGGTGAGATGTGCGGCTACGGGCGTGATGCCTCCCACCACCGGTTCTACTGGGGGTGCAAGCTCGTGCTCGTCACCACCGCCGAGGGCACCGTGACGGCCTTCTCCCTGGCCCACCCCAAAGAGCTGGACGAGCGCAAACAAGCGCTGCACCTGCTCCACGTCCAGGAGTGCGCCCCGGGGCCGTGCCCGATCGTGTGCGACAAGGGCTTCGCCGGGGCCGGAATCGAGCAGGCCGCCACCGATCTGGGGCACGTGCTCATCCGGCCCCGGCGCAAGGACGAGCCCAAGGACAGGGCCCGGGTGTTCCCGGGCTGGCTGCGCCAGCGCATCGAAGCGATCATCTGGACGCTGAAGAACCAGCTGGGGTTGGAGCGCCACAACGCCCGCACCACCGAAGGGCTTTGGGCTCGGGTGTGTCAGAGGATCCTGGCTCTGAACGCCGCGATCTGGCACAACTGGCAGATCGGAGCCCCCATCAAGCGGTCGCTGGTGGCTTACGACCACTGA
- a CDS encoding C40 family peptidase — translation MSVSSTGGRRTAFVASLAAGVLLLPASIAHADPTADEVREEIESLEEEYSGLNAVYNDAQEAHEAAEEELSEILEDIEATEEQVESLGVGVRGLANAAYSGVDLTSPTHLIGADGPQEALEHQADLNYIASTQNEGLEQYLEELEHLESLEAEASETEEAAAEALEEAETAAEEAEEAIAEQEELLSELTAEERAAATENVSNDTTESTSGSGGGSGGSTGSSYNGPASGNARTALDFAYDQVGKPYVWGGTGPGGYDCSGLTQAAWAAAGVSLPRTTYDQVNAGTRVSWDNMQPGDLLFFYGASPGHVGMYAGDGIMVHASTSSKPIGTVTLNDYYRSNFTTAVRP, via the coding sequence GTGTCTGTTTCCAGCACCGGAGGCCGCCGCACCGCGTTCGTCGCCTCCCTCGCCGCCGGGGTCCTGCTGCTGCCGGCCTCCATCGCGCACGCCGATCCGACCGCGGACGAGGTCCGCGAGGAGATCGAGAGCCTGGAGGAGGAGTACAGCGGCCTCAACGCCGTCTACAACGACGCCCAGGAGGCCCACGAGGCCGCCGAGGAGGAGCTGTCGGAGATCCTCGAGGACATCGAGGCCACCGAGGAGCAGGTGGAGTCGCTGGGCGTGGGCGTGCGCGGCCTGGCCAACGCGGCCTACAGCGGAGTCGACCTCACCTCGCCCACGCACCTGATCGGCGCCGACGGCCCGCAGGAGGCCCTGGAGCACCAGGCCGACCTGAACTACATCGCCAGCACCCAGAACGAGGGCCTGGAGCAGTACCTCGAGGAGCTGGAGCACCTGGAGTCGCTGGAGGCCGAGGCCAGCGAGACCGAGGAGGCCGCGGCCGAGGCGCTGGAGGAGGCCGAGACCGCCGCCGAGGAGGCGGAGGAGGCCATCGCGGAGCAGGAGGAGCTGCTCTCGGAGCTGACCGCCGAGGAGCGCGCCGCCGCCACGGAGAACGTCAGCAACGACACCACCGAGTCCACGAGCGGATCGGGCGGCGGATCCGGCGGGAGCACGGGCAGCAGTTACAACGGCCCGGCCTCCGGCAACGCCCGCACGGCCCTGGACTTCGCCTACGACCAGGTCGGCAAGCCCTACGTGTGGGGCGGTACGGGTCCGGGCGGCTACGACTGCTCCGGTCTGACCCAGGCGGCCTGGGCGGCCGCGGGCGTGAGCCTGCCCCGGACCACCTACGACCAGGTCAACGCGGGCACCCGGGTGTCCTGGGACAACATGCAGCCGGGCGACCTGCTGTTCTTCTACGGAGCCAGCCCGGGCCACGTGGGCATGTACGCGGGAGACGGCATCATGGTGCACGCCTCCACGTCGAGCAAGCCGATCGGCACCGTCACGCTGAACGACTACTACCGCTCGAACTTCACCACGGCGGTCCGCCCCTGA